The Symphalangus syndactylus isolate Jambi chromosome 8, NHGRI_mSymSyn1-v2.1_pri, whole genome shotgun sequence genome includes a window with the following:
- the COPS9 gene encoding COP9 signalosome complex subunit 9 isoform X1, protein MLRPGQQQDLWPAVQGAAVRGICSLCRRLTLNRIQNPEGFRLPSLGCDMVFPLLWSCGSGRSMMAAGTGTSEAEQAGGSTGLLMDLAANEKAVHADFFNDFEDLFDDDDIQ, encoded by the exons ATGCTGAGGCCAGGGCAGCAGCAGGACCTGTGGCCAGCTGTCCAGGGTGCTGCTGTCAGAGGAATCTGCTCCCTCTGTCGCCGGTTGACTCTAAACAGGATCCAAAATCCTGAGGGCTTCAGATTGCCCAGCTTGGGTTGTGACATGGTTTTTCCACTGCTGTGGAGTTGTGGCAGTGGACGGTCCATGATGGCAGCTGGCACCggaacctcagaggcagagcaG GCGGGAGGCAGCACCGGGCTCTTGATGGACTTGGCAGCCAATGAAAAGGCCGTTCATGCAGACTTTTTTAATG ATTTTGAAGATCTTTTTGATGATGATGACATCCAGTGA
- the COPS9 gene encoding COP9 signalosome complex subunit 9 isoform X2 has translation MWRAPEAALRPEVGLERRGPEMKPAVDEMFPEGAGPYVDLDEAGGSTGLLMDLAANEKAVHADFFNDFEDLFDDDDIQ, from the exons ATGTGGCGCGCGCCGGAAGCGGCCCTGAGGCCGGAAGTGGGCCTAGAGCGCCGCGGCCCCGAGATGAAGCCGGCGGTAGACGAGATGTTCCCCGAGGGCGCCGGGCCCTACGTGGACCTGGACGAG GCGGGAGGCAGCACCGGGCTCTTGATGGACTTGGCAGCCAATGAAAAGGCCGTTCATGCAGACTTTTTTAATG ATTTTGAAGATCTTTTTGATGATGATGACATCCAGTGA